The Streptomyces sp. NBC_00569 genomic sequence GCTCGCCCCGATGCCGATCCGCACCCGGCGATCCTCGCCGCCGCGCAGTCCGGGCGGCACGGTGAGGCCGCGGCCATCGCGGCCATGTGGGAGAGCACCGCTCTGCGCACTCATGGCGCGGGGTCGCCGGAGGCGCTCCACTGGCTCGAGGTACGGGCGGATCTTGCGCGGCTCGCGCAGGATCCCGGGCGCAGTTGCGAACTGTGGATGGCTGCGGCCACGGCTCGGCTGGCGCGCGGGGAGGTGGCGGGCACGGAGGATGTCGAGGCCGCCGTGGATCGCGCCCATCATCAGTGGGAGCAGCTCGGTGATCCGGCGCAGGCCCGTGCGCTTGCCGCGACTCTCACGCGGTTGCGGCGTGCGGTTCCCGGGCGGCGGCCCGGCGCGCTGGAGGCGATCGGCCGGCGGATCTCGGCGCTGGAGAACGTGCCTGCGACGCAGTGACGGAAGAGTGGGTGGGTGGGTGGGTGGCGGTGCCTTCCCGGGTGCGGGCTGTTGGTGGCCGGTGTGTTTTCGGGTGCGGGGCCGCGGGGGCATGTACGTGCTCGCTGTTCTACGGGTGTACGTCGGCGAGCTGATTGCCTGTGCGTGGTGCTGGTGGCTCCGCGCGCACATGCCCCCGCGTCCCCTCCCGTCTCGTCGGCGTCCCACCGCCGGTGGGGCTGGTTCCGTTCGCCGGTCCATGTCTCGTGCGTGGCCGACCGCTCGGTGGGGCTGCCCTTGCTGTGTCAGGTCCTGGCTGGTTCGGTGCGCGGGGTGGGTCGTGACGTGGGCATAGGGCGTGCTGGGGGGGCGGGGAATTCCCGGGGGTGGTTCGTCGTTAAAGGAGGCGTGGACGCGGATGGAACTGTGTCCCCGGGCCTCATCTCATTCGCCTGCAAGGACGATCGTTCGGCTGATGCCTTGTGGAGCCCCCGCCGCGAGGCGACCGCCATCCGTGCCCGCACAGACCGCCCCGGCCGTGATCCCCCGTCACGGTCGGGGCACCTTCATGTCCGGGATCCCTTCAGCAGGACGTGCCACCCACTCGCCGCCCACAATGGAGGCAGAGGCCACCGCTGAAGGAGGCGACGTGGACATCGACGATCAAGGGCGGGGAGACGACGTCTACCAGCCCGACGGGTCCGAGGTCCAGGACGACGAGGGTCTCCTCGACCAGGAGGACACCCTGCTCGGCGGCGGCGTCACCGATCCGCTCGACCAGGGCTATTCGCCACCCGAGCGGCCCTGGGGGGTCGAGCACACCGGTGTCACCTGCTCGGAGCAGCGGCTCGGCGAGACGCTCGACGAGCGTCTGTCCGAGGAGGTCCCCGACCTGGCTGTGCCGGACGACGACGGCATCGGAGACACCTGGGACACCGACGGCGAACCGCTCGACGACGAGGTGGGTGCCGAGCGCGCCGGTCGGCTGGTGGCGCCCGACAAAGGGGTCCGTAAGAGCGAGGAGAGCGAGCTGTTCGCCGAGGACGTCGGGATCGACGGCGCGGCCGCGTCCGCCGAGGAGGCCGCGATGCACCTCGTGGAGGACGTCCGCAGAGGGCGTGATCCGCGGCGGGTCACCGACTGACCGTGCGGGAGAGGTGAGCCCGGCTTAGTGTGACGGAAGTCAGCCGACTGCATCGCACCCCTGCGGGAGAGTCAGTGACGCAAACGCAGCCCGTCATGGCGCCGTACTCGACAGCGGCCCTCTTTCTCGTGATGACCACGGCACCCGGCGCCGAACCTCGCGTACGGGACCAGCTCGGTGATGTGAACGGGCTGCTGCGGTCGGTCTCGTTCCGCTCTCCCGACTCGTTCCTGTCGTGCACCGTCGGGATCGGTTCTGTTGTCTGGGACCGGTTGTTCGGCGGGCCGCGTCCTGTCGGGCTGCATCCCTTTCGTGAGCTGAACGGCGATCGGCACCGGGCCGTCGCCACTCCGGGGGATCTGCTCTTTCATGTGCGGGCGCGTCGCATGGACCTCTGTTTCGAGCTGGCCGGCCACATCGTCGGACAGCTCGGCGACGCCGCGACCGTTGTCGACGAGGTGCACGGCTTCAACTACTTCGACGACCGGGACCTGCTCGGCTTCGTCGACGGCAGCGAGAACCCGACCGGTGACGCGGCACGCTCTGCCGTGTTCATCGGCGATGAGGACGCACCGTTCGCGGGCGGCAGTTACGTCGTGGTGCAGAAGTATCTCCACGACATGGCTGCCTGGAATGCCCTGTCGACGGAGGACCAGGAGAAGGTCATCGGCCGTTCGAAGGCCGACAACATCGAGATGTCCGACGAGACCAAGCCCGCCAACTCCCACGTCGCCCTGAACACCATCACGGAGGACGGCGAGGAACGGAAGATCGTCCGTCAGAACATGCCGTTCGGGACTCTGGGGCGCGGCGAGTTCGGGACGTACTTCATCGGATACGCGCGAACCCCCGAAGTCACCGAGCAGATGCTCGAGAACATGTTCATCGGCAGCCCTCCCGGCAACACCGACCGGATCCTCGACTTCTCCACCGCCGTCACGGGAAACCTGTTCTTCGTTCCCACCGCAGACTTCCTCGACAACCTGCCGGACCCGCCCGCTCTGCCGGACGCCGCACGCGAAGTTCCCGCCCCTGCCGCGTCACCGCAGCCCGTCGTCGCCCCGCCCGACGGCTCGTTGGGCATCGGCGGCCTCAAAGGAGCCCCCGCGTCATGAACAACCTGCACCGCGAACTCGCCCCCATCAGCGAAGCCGCCTGGGCGGAGATCGAGCAAGAGGCCGGCCGCACCTTCCAGCGCCATGTCGCGGGGCGCCGAGTCCTCGACGTCACCGGCCCCGACGGGCTCGAACTCGCCGCCGTCGGCACCGGGCATCTGCGGTCCGTCACGCCGCCCGCCCCGGGAGTCACGGCGCGGCTGCGCGAGGCCCAGCCGCTGGTCGAACTGCGCGTTCCCTTCACCGTCAGCCGCGAGGCCGTGGACGACGTCGCCCGTGGCTCCGACGACTCCGACTGGCAGCCGGTCAAGGACGCGGCCCGCACCATGGCGTTCGCCGAGGACCAGGCCATCTTCGACGGCTACGCCGCGGCGCAGATCGAAGGTGTCCGCGAGCGCACGTCCAACCCCGTTCTGAGTCTGCCGGCCGAACCCCGCGACTATCCCGACACCATCGCGAGGGCTCTGAGCGCCCTGCGCCTCGCAGGCGTCGACGGCCCGTACTCGCTGCTGCTCGGCGCCGAGGCGTACACGGCGGTCAGCGAGACCACCGACCACGGATTCCCGGTGTCCGGCCACATCGCCCGGCTCCTGGACGGCGAACTGATCTGGGCACCCGCGATCAACGGCGCCTTCGTCCTGTCCACCCGCGGCGGCGACTACGAACTCCGTATCGGCCAGGATCTTTCGATCGGTTACACCTCGCACGACGCGACCGGCGTCGAGCTGTACTTCCAGGAGACGCTGACGTTCCTGATGTACACGGACGAGGCCGTTGTCGCTCTGCGCGCGTGATGGTCGCGATTGCGTGATGGTCGGAGTTCGTTGACGGGGTTCGCCGGGGCGGCCCCCCCGGGGCCCGTCGTGGGCTCGACGCCGTGCTCCGTCTTGTGGGGGCGGAACGGGTTCAGGGAGCGGGCAGCGTCCCTCGCAGGTGCGTCAGGTTCCGGTGTCTCCCAGGCCGGGGGCGCCCCACACCGGGAACCAGCGTTCCAGGTCCGGTTCCATGCGGAGGTCGTCGCCGATCACTGCGCGTGCGCGTAGTTCCAGGGCGTTGTCGCGCCTTTCTCCGGGGAGGGGGGCGAAGGGGTAGAACGTGCCCCGCTTGTAGAGGTAGACGAGCGCCAGCGAGTGGCCCCCAGCGTTGCGGAAGCCCGCCAGGGAGCAGAGGAGTTGGGGGCCGAAGCCGTTGCCTTCGAGCGTGGCGTTCACGGCGTGCAGATCGCCGACCAGCCCCGGGAGGTCCGAGGGGGCTCGTCGGGAGAGCAGCCATGTGTAGCCGTATTCGTCCTGGCTGAACTCCACCGCGGCGCCACGCTCCGTGTCGGCGTTCAGCAGCGCCCCTACGTCCTCTCGGATCGTGTCGAAGGCCGTTCCTTCCACCGTCGTGAAGCACACCGAGCCCAGGCCGGTCGGCGTGAACCCGGCGGCCGCCTCCAGGGTGATCGCGGCCGACGGCAGACCGAAGAGCCGGTCGAGGTCGGGTGGGGCGGGCCTGGTGCGCCCGAGCAGGATGTCCAGGAAGCCCATGTGGATCCCTTCGGGGGCTCAGGCCGGGCGGCCGAGGTCGGCGGAGATCGCCGCCAGCTGGTCGAGGCGCTGTTCGAGCGAGGGGTGCGTGGAGAAGAGCCGGGGCAGCGGGGCGTTCCTCGACAGCGCGGGGATGAAGTAGAACGCGTTGAACGCGCGGGCCGTGCGCAGATCCTTGGTCGGGATGCGGGCGATGTCCCCGTCGAGCTTGGTCAGCGCGGACGCCAGCGCCGACGGCCGGCCGGTGAGCAGTGCCGCGGCCCGGTCGGCGGCCAGCTCCCGGTACCGGGACAGTGCCCGGATGAGGACGAAGCTGATCGCGTAGACGGCGATCGAGACGCCCATGACCACCGCGAGGACCACCAGCGTGTTCTGGTCGGTCCTGCGGCGGCCGCCGAGCAGCTCGGAGTAGAACGCGAAGCGCACGACGATGCCGGCGACCACACCGAGGAACGAGGCCACCGTGATCACGGCGACGTCGCGGTGCGCCACATGGGACAGCTCGTGCGCGAGGACGCCCTCCAGCTCGTCGGGCTCCAGGCGGCGCAGCAGGCCCGTGGTCACGCACAGCACCGCGTGATCGGCGTTGCGGCCGGTGGCGAAGGCGTTCGGCAGGTCGGTGCCGGCAATGGCCACCTGCGGTTTCGGCATGTCGGCGGTCGCGCACAGCCGGTCGATGACGCCGTGCAGCTGGGGCTGCTCCTCACGGGTCACGATGCGGCCGTGCATGGCGTACAGGGCGATCCGGTCGGAGAACCAGTACTGCGACCCGAGGAGTCCCGCGGCGATCACGACGACCAGGAGCGTCGACTTGAGCAGGACCAGGAGCGCGGCGATGAACGCCACGTACAGCAGGCCCAGCAGGAACACGGTGACCAGCATGCGCGCGGTCAGTTGCCGGTCGGCCTTGAACCGGCTCCCTCCGGCCTTGAGGGTGGTTGCCACAGCCGTCACCGCCTTCGCTCCGCGGTGCGCGCCGCCGTACGGGCCGCTCACGCGGAGCGGGACCGGCGGTGCGCTCACCTTCCACGATGCCACGTACCGGGGCTCTTCCGACCAGTAGCGCACGGACGCTGTCAGTTCCCTGTCAGTCCCGGCTCCCGCCGTCCTGCCGGGTCGCGTCGGCGTCCCTCTAGAGTGGCGCCGTGCCGTCGCGCGAGCAGGACGAACGGATCGCCGTGACACCCGCCCCTCCCGTGATGAGGCAGGGCGAGGTGTGGACCGTGGGTGCCGTGATCCTCAATGCGCGGGGGCAGGCTTTCGCGCAGAGGCGAAGCCCCGACCGGCGCCTCTTTCCCGACACGTGGGACATCGTCGGCGGCCATGTCGAGCCCGGCGAGAGTCTCCTCGGCGCCCTGGCCCGCGAGATCGAGGAGGAGACGGGCTGGCGCTTGCGGCGGGTGGGCACGTTCCTCGGTGTCTCCACCTGGACCGGCGACGACGGTGGCGGCCGGCGGCACGAGGCCGACTGGGTCGTCGAGGTCGACGGGGATCTGGACCACCCCGCTCTGGAGTGGTCCAAGCACTCCGCGTACGGCTGGTTCGGTGCCGCCGACCTGGACCGGCTCAAGGAGAACTGTGCGCCGGGCGAGTTCCTGGTCCACGATCTGATCGCCGGCGTCCTGCTCGGCCCGGCCAGGGGCTCCCGCTAGGGCGCGCCCCTCACCCCTCGTTCGTTCCCAGTACCAGTACCTGGATGGCCAGGACCGCGGCGCCGCGGGCCCACTCGTGGAAGTCGGAGACCTTCGTCTCCAGATGGACGGGGTCCGCCATGGGATGGCGGTTGGCGAGGATCGCCTCGTGGACCACGCCGCCCGCGACATCGGCGAGCCCCACCCCCTCGCCCGCCAGCAGGATCTTCTCCGGCATCGCGAAGTTGGCGATCTGTGCGACCAGCGTGCCCAGGGCCCGCGCCGCCTCGCCGATCACGCGGGAGCAGAGCGGGTCACCGGACGCGGCGGCGGCCAGGATCTCCTCGTACGTCACGTCCCGGCCGGTGGCCGCGCGGACCTGGTAGCAGATGCTGGGGATGGTCAACAGGGCGGTGGCGCTGCCCCGTTCGCCCTCCGGGGTGAGCGGGCCGTTGGCGTTGATGATCCAGCGCTTGCCGACCCCGTGGCCGTCCTCGCCGGTGCGGACCAGGCGTCCGCCGAGCATCAGGCCGTAGCCGATGCCCGCGCCGATGGTGAGGACCGCGAACCGGTCGAGGCCGCGGCCGGCGCCGAACCAGGCCTCGGCCTCGATCAGTGCCGCCACGTCGCTGTCGACGACGACGGGCAGCCCCGTGCGCCCCTCGACCATCTCGGCGAGCGGTACTTCCTCCCAGCCGAGGAACGCGTTCGCGACGACGGTCGCCCGGTGTCTGACGTTGCCGCCCACGCCGATGCCGATTCCGGCGAGGCGGGGGAAGCTCTCCTGGAAACCGGTGGTCATCCGGTGCAGGAGGTCCGCGACCTCCTCGGGGTCGTGCGTGTCCAGGGGCTCGGAGCGGCGGGCGACGATCTCGCTCCTGAGGGTGGTGACCACGCCGTAGACCGCGTCACCCGTGATCTTGAACCCGGCGAAGTTCTGCGACCCGGCCACGATGTCGAGCGGCTGCGAGGGGCGTCCCTGGCGCAGGGAGGCCGCTGTCGTGGCCTCCTCGACCAGCAGCCCGGACTCGATGAGCGGCTTGGTCAGACGGGTGAGGCTGCCGGGGGACAGGCTGAGCCGCTTGGCGATCTCGCTGCGGGACAGCGGGCCGTGCGTCAACACCTCGATCGCCACCGCGCGTTCACCGGGGCTCAGGGGCAGCCAGCTCGCGGTACGTGCGCTCATGGGCTCCTCGCGCTGGTTGTCGAAGGGGGTGGCGTGCGGGCCTGAGTCTGTCACAGCCTGTGACAAAGAATTATTCCGAGACGGAAGCAATGTCAAGGCCGAATCTCGTGTGGGGCGCCTTCGAGAAGGTCGGTGCAGGCCACTTGACGCCACGATTGTTCCGCATCAAAAGTAATCGGCGCGAGGACGAGTCGCGGACGAGGGAGTCTCAGATGACTGTCGCCTCAAGCAGCCCACCCACCCGAGTGCGGCTGCCTGGTGCCGAAGCAGCTAGGCGGAAGACCAAGGACCGGATCAGGGAGCGCGACGGTGGCGGCAGCGGCGGGGACGGCGCCCTCGCGGCGGTCTTCATCGCCCCGGCGCTGCTCGGTTTCCTGGTCTTCCTGCTCTGGCCCACGCTGCGCGGGATCTATCTGAGCTTCACCCGCTTCAACCTGCTCACGCCCGCCGAGTGGGTCGGCCTCGACAACTATGTGCGCATGGTCAACGACCCCATTTTCTGGGGGTCGTTGAAGGTCACCGTCGAGTACGTGGTCATCAACATCGGCATCCAGACGGTCGCGGCGCTCGCCATCGCCGTCCTGATGCAGCGGCTGACGAAGTCGGCGCTGCTGCGGGGCATCGTCCTGACGCCCTACCTCGTGTCGAACGTCGTCGCCGGCATCGTCTGGCTGTGGATGCTCGACACCCAGCTCGGCATCGGCAACCGCGTCATCGGCGCGTTCGGCTTCGACCACATCCCCTTCCTGACCGACGAGACCTGGGCGATACCGACCATCGCGCTGATCAACGTGTGGCGCCACGTCGGCTACACCGCGCTGCTCCTGTTCGCCGGGCTCCAGGCCATCCCCTCCGACGTCTACGAGGCGGCGAAGGTCGACGGCGCGAGCGAGTGGCGGATGTTCTGGCGCGTCACGCTGCCGCTCCTGCGGCCGGTGCTCGCCGTCGTCCTGATCATGACCGTCATCGGCTCGTTCCAGGTCTTCGACTCCGTCGCCGTGACCACGGGCGGCGGGCCCGCCAACGCCACGAACGTCCTTCAGCTGTACATCTACGGCTCCGCGTTCGGCCGCTTCCAGTTCGGCTACGCCTCCGCCATGTCCGTGGCCCTCCTGGTGGTCCTCAGCGTGATCACCGTCATCCAGTACCGGCTCACCCGCGCCGGACACACCGACCTCGGCTAGCGACGAGCGAGAGAAAGGAGCCATCGCCATGGCCGCCGTGACCACCACAGCGCCCCGCACACCCGCCCGGCGCAGGATCTCGCCCGGACGCGCCCTCGCCTGGGCCGTGATGACCGCGATCGTCGTCATCACCCTGGTGCCGTTCTACTGGATCCTGCGCACCGCCCTGTCCTCCAACGCCGGACTCACCGCGGACCCTTCGTCCCCGCTGCCCACCGGCCTCACGGGCGGCGGCTTCGCCCGGGTCTTCGGGCAGCAGAGCACGAAGGAGGCTCTTGCCCAGGGCGGCGCGGGCGGGTCGATCGACTTCTGGCGCTATCTGCTGAACTCCGTGGTCGTCTCGACCCTGATCACCGTCTGCCAGATCCTGTTCTCCGCCATGGCCGCGTACGCCTTCGCCCGGCTGCGCTGGCGCGGCAGGGACCGGATGTTCGGCCTGTTCCTCGCCGGGCTCATGGTGCCGACCATCTTCACGTTCCTGCCGAACTTCGTCCTGATCAAGCAGCTGGGCCTGGTCGACACCCTGCTCGGGATCGCTCTGCCCAGCCTGTTCATGACGCCCTTCGCGGTGTTCTTCCTGCGGCAGTTCTTCATGAACCTGCCCCGCGAGGTCGAGGAGGCCGCACTGCTCGACGGCGCCGGCAAAGTGCGGATCTTCTTCCGCGTGCTGCTGCCGATGGCGTCGACCCCCGTCGTCACCCTGGGCGTCCTCACGTACATCACTGCCTGGAACGACTACTTCTGGCCGCTGATGGTGTCGTACAGCGACAGCTCGCGCGTGCTCACCGTCGCGCTGAGCATCTTCCGCGCGCAGACCCCGCAGTCCGGCACCGACTGGTCGGGCCTGATGGCGGCGACGCTCGTGGCCGCGCTCCCGATGCTCGTGCTCTTCGGCTGCTTCGCTCGGCGCATCGTCAACTCCATCGGCTTCAGCGGGA encodes the following:
- a CDS encoding DUF5709 domain-containing protein: MDIDDQGRGDDVYQPDGSEVQDDEGLLDQEDTLLGGGVTDPLDQGYSPPERPWGVEHTGVTCSEQRLGETLDERLSEEVPDLAVPDDDGIGDTWDTDGEPLDDEVGAERAGRLVAPDKGVRKSEESELFAEDVGIDGAAASAEEAAMHLVEDVRRGRDPRRVTD
- a CDS encoding Dyp-type peroxidase, encoding MTQTQPVMAPYSTAALFLVMTTAPGAEPRVRDQLGDVNGLLRSVSFRSPDSFLSCTVGIGSVVWDRLFGGPRPVGLHPFRELNGDRHRAVATPGDLLFHVRARRMDLCFELAGHIVGQLGDAATVVDEVHGFNYFDDRDLLGFVDGSENPTGDAARSAVFIGDEDAPFAGGSYVVVQKYLHDMAAWNALSTEDQEKVIGRSKADNIEMSDETKPANSHVALNTITEDGEERKIVRQNMPFGTLGRGEFGTYFIGYARTPEVTEQMLENMFIGSPPGNTDRILDFSTAVTGNLFFVPTADFLDNLPDPPALPDAAREVPAPAASPQPVVAPPDGSLGIGGLKGAPAS
- a CDS encoding family 1 encapsulin nanocompartment shell protein — its product is MNNLHRELAPISEAAWAEIEQEAGRTFQRHVAGRRVLDVTGPDGLELAAVGTGHLRSVTPPAPGVTARLREAQPLVELRVPFTVSREAVDDVARGSDDSDWQPVKDAARTMAFAEDQAIFDGYAAAQIEGVRERTSNPVLSLPAEPRDYPDTIARALSALRLAGVDGPYSLLLGAEAYTAVSETTDHGFPVSGHIARLLDGELIWAPAINGAFVLSTRGGDYELRIGQDLSIGYTSHDATGVELYFQETLTFLMYTDEAVVALRA
- the pspAB gene encoding PspA-associated protein PspAB; this encodes MGFLDILLGRTRPAPPDLDRLFGLPSAAITLEAAAGFTPTGLGSVCFTTVEGTAFDTIREDVGALLNADTERGAAVEFSQDEYGYTWLLSRRAPSDLPGLVGDLHAVNATLEGNGFGPQLLCSLAGFRNAGGHSLALVYLYKRGTFYPFAPLPGERRDNALELRARAVIGDDLRMEPDLERWFPVWGAPGLGDTGT
- the htpX gene encoding zinc metalloprotease HtpX; its protein translation is MATTLKAGGSRFKADRQLTARMLVTVFLLGLLYVAFIAALLVLLKSTLLVVVIAAGLLGSQYWFSDRIALYAMHGRIVTREEQPQLHGVIDRLCATADMPKPQVAIAGTDLPNAFATGRNADHAVLCVTTGLLRRLEPDELEGVLAHELSHVAHRDVAVITVASFLGVVAGIVVRFAFYSELLGGRRRTDQNTLVVLAVVMGVSIAVYAISFVLIRALSRYRELAADRAAALLTGRPSALASALTKLDGDIARIPTKDLRTARAFNAFYFIPALSRNAPLPRLFSTHPSLEQRLDQLAAISADLGRPA
- a CDS encoding NUDIX hydrolase — translated: MRQGEVWTVGAVILNARGQAFAQRRSPDRRLFPDTWDIVGGHVEPGESLLGALAREIEEETGWRLRRVGTFLGVSTWTGDDGGGRRHEADWVVEVDGDLDHPALEWSKHSAYGWFGAADLDRLKENCAPGEFLVHDLIAGVLLGPARGSR
- a CDS encoding ROK family transcriptional regulator; this translates as MSARTASWLPLSPGERAVAIEVLTHGPLSRSEIAKRLSLSPGSLTRLTKPLIESGLLVEEATTAASLRQGRPSQPLDIVAGSQNFAGFKITGDAVYGVVTTLRSEIVARRSEPLDTHDPEEVADLLHRMTTGFQESFPRLAGIGIGVGGNVRHRATVVANAFLGWEEVPLAEMVEGRTGLPVVVDSDVAALIEAEAWFGAGRGLDRFAVLTIGAGIGYGLMLGGRLVRTGEDGHGVGKRWIINANGPLTPEGERGSATALLTIPSICYQVRAATGRDVTYEEILAAAASGDPLCSRVIGEAARALGTLVAQIANFAMPEKILLAGEGVGLADVAGGVVHEAILANRHPMADPVHLETKVSDFHEWARGAAVLAIQVLVLGTNEG
- a CDS encoding carbohydrate ABC transporter permease; the protein is MTVASSSPPTRVRLPGAEAARRKTKDRIRERDGGGSGGDGALAAVFIAPALLGFLVFLLWPTLRGIYLSFTRFNLLTPAEWVGLDNYVRMVNDPIFWGSLKVTVEYVVINIGIQTVAALAIAVLMQRLTKSALLRGIVLTPYLVSNVVAGIVWLWMLDTQLGIGNRVIGAFGFDHIPFLTDETWAIPTIALINVWRHVGYTALLLFAGLQAIPSDVYEAAKVDGASEWRMFWRVTLPLLRPVLAVVLIMTVIGSFQVFDSVAVTTGGGPANATNVLQLYIYGSAFGRFQFGYASAMSVALLVVLSVITVIQYRLTRAGHTDLG
- a CDS encoding carbohydrate ABC transporter permease; translation: MAAVTTTAPRTPARRRISPGRALAWAVMTAIVVITLVPFYWILRTALSSNAGLTADPSSPLPTGLTGGGFARVFGQQSTKEALAQGGAGGSIDFWRYLLNSVVVSTLITVCQILFSAMAAYAFARLRWRGRDRMFGLFLAGLMVPTIFTFLPNFVLIKQLGLVDTLLGIALPSLFMTPFAVFFLRQFFMNLPREVEEAALLDGAGKVRIFFRVLLPMASTPVVTLGVLTYITAWNDYFWPLMVSYSDSSRVLTVALSIFRAQTPQSGTDWSGLMAATLVAALPMLVLFGCFARRIVNSIGFSGIK